One Deefgea tanakiae genomic region harbors:
- the mltF gene encoding membrane-bound lytic murein transglycosylase MltF produces MKKFLIALSACVLLGCGDYSSQAQRVLPWAESKELTVLVQNGPTTLYVDAEGRYAGLEYDLVTRFAELNDLKVRFIMVGTYAEVVQRLKQNEAHLAVGVHRGVDGEGLLFGPAYQNVTPVLVYAAARSEADVLREIQQGHAPLSTLPQYLDSLSQQKAKYPSLQINAVEHADNEDLIEQVSTGKLAYAVVDSHAADVAQNYYPNVAISKSFADNTQQLSWAVRDEDPQLRTMASAYFRQVMAEGSLSRLQDRYYGHVNRVDTLDALTYLGRIKSTLPKFRATFLQAEAETGIDWRLLAALAYQESHWDNESISPTGVRGIMMLTNDTASLLGVDRLNPRESILGGARYVQMMRKGIPETVPEPDRTWQALAAYNIGLGHVEDARTLALRLNINPDSWTDLKGVLPLLRKPEHFSTLKYGYARGGAPVIYVERLKSYYDILVRFERPSKVTLPEFSNTVVVHNPGNLTLDINSKLNIEKPKRLASL; encoded by the coding sequence ATGAAGAAATTCTTGATTGCGCTCTCGGCGTGCGTACTTTTGGGCTGTGGCGACTATTCGTCGCAAGCACAACGTGTATTACCATGGGCGGAGTCCAAAGAATTAACCGTGCTGGTGCAAAACGGCCCAACGACATTGTATGTCGATGCAGAAGGGCGTTATGCAGGTCTTGAATACGACCTTGTCACCCGATTTGCTGAACTGAATGATCTAAAAGTTCGCTTCATTATGGTGGGCACTTATGCTGAGGTTGTGCAGCGTCTCAAGCAAAATGAAGCGCATTTGGCTGTAGGCGTGCATCGCGGCGTGGATGGTGAAGGTTTGCTGTTTGGCCCCGCTTATCAAAATGTGACGCCGGTTTTGGTCTATGCCGCAGCGCGTAGTGAAGCGGATGTCCTTAGAGAGATTCAGCAAGGCCACGCGCCATTAAGTACTTTGCCGCAATACCTCGATTCGCTCAGTCAACAAAAAGCCAAGTACCCTAGCTTGCAAATCAATGCGGTCGAACACGCTGATAATGAAGACCTCATTGAGCAAGTCTCAACCGGTAAATTGGCCTACGCTGTTGTTGATTCTCATGCGGCCGATGTCGCGCAAAATTATTATCCGAATGTTGCCATTTCAAAGTCATTTGCCGATAACACCCAGCAATTGTCTTGGGCGGTACGTGATGAAGACCCACAATTGCGCACGATGGCTTCAGCTTATTTCCGCCAGGTGATGGCGGAGGGATCGCTCAGCCGTTTGCAAGATCGTTACTATGGGCACGTCAATCGCGTTGATACTTTGGATGCCCTCACTTATCTTGGCCGGATCAAATCTACGCTACCCAAATTCAGAGCGACCTTTTTACAAGCCGAAGCCGAAACAGGCATCGATTGGCGTCTGCTTGCTGCGTTGGCCTATCAAGAGTCGCATTGGGATAACGAATCGATTTCGCCCACCGGTGTGCGCGGCATTATGATGCTGACCAACGATACGGCGTCTTTGCTCGGTGTTGACCGCTTAAACCCGCGAGAAAGCATCCTAGGTGGTGCGCGTTATGTGCAAATGATGCGCAAAGGGATTCCAGAAACGGTGCCAGAGCCTGATCGTACCTGGCAGGCGCTGGCTGCCTACAATATCGGCCTAGGTCACGTTGAAGACGCACGGACTTTGGCGCTGCGTTTAAATATCAATCCCGATAGTTGGACGGATTTAAAAGGTGTATTGCCGCTACTCAGAAAGCCTGAGCATTTTAGTACGCTTAAATATGGCTATGCGCGCGGTGGCGCTCCAGTGATTTATGTGGAAAGACTAAAATCCTATTACGATATTTTGGTACGCTTCGAACGACCGAGCAAAGTCACTTTGCCGGAGTTTTCCAACACCGTTGTCGTGCACAATCCGGGCAATCTAACCTTGGATATCAATAGCAAGCTCAATATCGAGAAGCCCAAGCGTTTGGCGTCTTTATGA
- a CDS encoding GNAT family N-acetyltransferase: MSAIIEFKTARLIARQWRDEDLLSFAQLNADPQVMQYFPSCLSRAESDAAAARMRGLIAEQGWGFWAIEEQASQRFIGLVGLNIPSPELPFSPCTEIGWRLASEFWGKGYAIEAAQGALRYGFTQLNLAEIVSFTSIHNQPSQAVMRRLGMLQSDNFEHPKVPVGHTLHEHCLFRLTHARWAALEANTTS, from the coding sequence ATGTCCGCCATTATTGAATTTAAAACCGCCCGACTGATTGCTCGCCAATGGCGCGATGAGGATTTACTATCCTTTGCGCAACTTAATGCCGATCCACAGGTGATGCAGTATTTCCCAAGCTGTTTAAGTCGCGCCGAAAGCGATGCGGCCGCTGCGCGGATGCGTGGCTTAATTGCGGAGCAGGGCTGGGGATTCTGGGCGATTGAGGAGCAAGCCTCACAGCGTTTTATTGGCTTGGTTGGTTTGAATATCCCGTCACCTGAATTACCATTTTCGCCATGTACTGAAATCGGTTGGCGCTTGGCATCTGAATTTTGGGGTAAAGGCTATGCAATTGAAGCGGCGCAGGGCGCATTGCGCTATGGGTTTACGCAGCTTAACTTGGCCGAAATTGTGTCGTTTACCAGTATTCATAATCAGCCCTCGCAAGCGGTAATGCGTCGCTTGGGGATGCTGCAGTCTGACAACTTCGAGCATCCTAAAGTGCCTGTTGGGCATACATTACATGAACATTGCCTGTTTCGGCTCACTCACGCCCGCTGGGCTGCACTGGAAGCAAACACCACGTCTTAA
- the fabG gene encoding 3-oxoacyl-ACP reductase FabG, which produces MSLQGKVALVTGASRGIGQAIALELAAQGATVIGTATSDSGAAAIAEYLQAAGATGSGLRLQVTEDGACEAIVAQIEKDFGPIAILVNNAGITRDNLLMRMKDEDWDAIMDTNLKPVYKLSKAVMRNMMKARWGRIINIASVVGATGNAGQTNYSAAKAALFGFTKSLAKEIGSRGVTVNAVAPGFIDTDMTKGLPDEQKAQLVANIALGRLGDPKDIADAVGFLASDKAGYITGNTIHVNGGMFMN; this is translated from the coding sequence ATGAGTTTGCAGGGTAAAGTAGCTTTGGTAACGGGCGCATCGCGCGGGATTGGTCAGGCGATTGCTTTGGAATTGGCTGCGCAAGGCGCAACGGTCATTGGTACGGCGACCAGCGATTCAGGCGCCGCAGCGATTGCAGAATACCTGCAAGCCGCGGGCGCGACGGGTTCAGGCTTGCGTTTGCAAGTGACTGAAGACGGTGCGTGCGAAGCGATTGTGGCGCAGATTGAAAAAGATTTTGGCCCGATTGCGATCTTGGTGAATAACGCCGGTATCACGCGCGACAATTTGCTGATGCGGATGAAGGACGAAGACTGGGATGCCATCATGGATACCAATCTGAAGCCTGTGTACAAATTATCTAAAGCCGTGATGCGCAATATGATGAAAGCGCGCTGGGGCCGGATTATTAATATCGCTTCAGTCGTTGGCGCAACGGGCAATGCAGGGCAAACCAATTACTCGGCAGCGAAAGCGGCTTTATTTGGCTTTACCAAATCATTGGCTAAAGAAATCGGTAGCCGTGGCGTGACTGTGAATGCGGTTGCCCCCGGCTTTATTGATACCGATATGACCAAAGGCTTGCCGGATGAGCAAAAAGCGCAATTAGTGGCAAATATTGCGCTGGGCCGTTTGGGCGATCCAAAAGATATCGCTGACGCGGTGGGCTTTTTGGCTTCAGATAAGGCCGGTTACATTACTGGCAACACCATTCATGTGAACGGTGGCATGTTTATGAATTAA
- a CDS encoding lipocalin family protein, whose amino-acid sequence MKRLFITALLASQSLMAADLPPVQSVPQVDLARYVGTWHEIARFPMYFQNQCVGDITANYSKMDNGKIKVINRCRTKEGEFDQAEGSASVVENTGNAQLKVSFFWPFRADYWIIGLDPEYRWAVVGNPNRKYLWILSRSETMAPNDLAAAKTSAVAQGFDLTKLMMSELKSAQ is encoded by the coding sequence ATGAAACGACTTTTCATCACCGCCCTGCTCGCCAGCCAATCATTGATGGCAGCAGACCTGCCACCAGTGCAATCCGTACCTCAAGTTGATTTAGCGCGCTATGTCGGCACTTGGCATGAAATTGCGCGCTTCCCCATGTATTTCCAAAATCAATGCGTGGGTGATATCACCGCCAATTACAGCAAAATGGACAATGGCAAAATCAAAGTCATTAACCGTTGTCGCACCAAAGAGGGTGAATTTGATCAAGCCGAAGGCAGTGCCAGCGTCGTAGAAAACACGGGCAATGCCCAACTCAAAGTCAGCTTTTTTTGGCCCTTCCGCGCCGACTATTGGATTATTGGCCTCGACCCTGAATACCGCTGGGCCGTCGTCGGCAACCCAAACCGCAAATATTTATGGATTTTATCGCGCAGCGAAACCATGGCGCCAAACGATCTAGCCGCAGCCAAAACCAGCGCCGTAGCTCAGGGGTTTGATTTAACAAAACTCATGATGAGCGAGTTGAAATCAGCGCAGTGA
- a CDS encoding ankyrin repeat domain-containing protein produces MDAGLANRLVELLGEKNTPKLLILNYPRIAERIAQMWGRETLVAFLNDLLFDSRGDRAGFPPDVAHELFIVQREHDNAMGIGSEAAIWGYEEAVRTAAIHLSEFDFPTFLEAAKQGRIEVLQEQLQGGVHIDEPDADGLTALWWAVYYGHFTAAELLLQNGARASTSDHQGRQIVHLFAAGDHCNGLNLLLRFGVRLNVVDHSGFTPLMAAAAKGRISAAALLLENGLEVTAQDNSGKTALHYAAKEGHRRMVELLLSHGADAHFQDHHGQSAYEVAMLHPDSGKLKLLFDL; encoded by the coding sequence ATGGATGCTGGATTAGCAAATCGACTCGTTGAACTATTAGGCGAAAAGAATACCCCTAAATTACTGATTCTCAATTATCCACGGATTGCTGAACGAATTGCGCAAATGTGGGGTCGGGAAACCTTAGTCGCGTTTTTAAACGATTTGCTGTTTGATAGTCGTGGCGATCGAGCAGGGTTTCCTCCGGATGTTGCCCACGAGCTTTTTATTGTTCAGCGTGAACACGATAATGCGATGGGCATCGGCAGTGAGGCGGCTATTTGGGGTTATGAGGAAGCAGTGCGCACAGCTGCAATTCATCTCAGTGAATTTGATTTTCCCACTTTTTTAGAGGCTGCCAAGCAGGGTAGGATTGAGGTTTTGCAGGAGCAATTGCAAGGCGGCGTTCATATTGATGAGCCAGATGCGGATGGTTTAACTGCGCTATGGTGGGCGGTCTATTATGGGCATTTCACGGCAGCAGAGCTATTGCTGCAAAATGGTGCGCGCGCGAGTACTTCCGATCATCAGGGCCGGCAAATCGTGCATTTGTTTGCAGCGGGTGATCATTGCAATGGCCTGAATTTATTGTTGCGCTTTGGGGTTCGTTTGAATGTGGTAGATCATTCTGGTTTCACGCCGCTGATGGCTGCGGCAGCTAAGGGGCGCATCAGCGCTGCCGCCTTGCTGCTCGAAAATGGCTTGGAAGTCACTGCGCAAGATAATTCCGGTAAAACAGCATTGCACTATGCAGCCAAAGAGGGGCATCGACGCATGGTTGAATTGTTACTTAGTCATGGTGCTGATGCACATTTTCAGGATCATCATGGCCAATCCGCTTATGAGGTCGCGATGCTCCATCCTGATTCGGGCAAGCTAAAGCTTTTATTTGATTTGTGA
- a CDS encoding aminodeoxychorismate synthase component I, producing MPEFNYFTADLPQAPDLLALAAQAPEQFPALLQSSQTQGWDILFALPTETRLYAAGDGARLVRDLAELATHAESAPGDNNLPFYGGWIFYAGYELLEIFEPSVQARTMGEYIDFPLGALVRCPAAILFERETQTTTLLAETADQLAQLQALLTNTPAWQAQPLQVARISEDEPQQFLDGVARAKQYIVDGDVFQVNLSRGWDVSLAQGTATDVYAALRIANPAPFSAYLDLGAAGQIVSSSPERLVQVKDGVVQTRPIAGTFARSLDPIEDEKLKQRLLDTPKERAEHIMLVDLERNDLGRIAVPGTVKVDELMAVATYSFVHHIESNIRAVLRDGLNTADVLRALFPGGTITGCPKVRCMQIIRELEDRPRLAYTGSLGYINRDGSMDSNILIRTFVQRGDQLYFRAGAGVVADSDAERELQETRHKARGLLRALGVQG from the coding sequence ATGCCTGAATTTAACTATTTTACTGCCGATTTGCCCCAAGCGCCGGATTTACTCGCGCTGGCGGCTCAAGCTCCTGAGCAATTTCCTGCGCTGTTGCAGTCGTCGCAAACGCAAGGCTGGGATATTTTATTTGCCTTGCCGACAGAGACTCGCCTGTATGCGGCGGGCGATGGCGCACGATTGGTGCGGGATTTAGCGGAGCTAGCAACCCACGCCGAATCAGCGCCGGGCGATAATAATCTGCCCTTTTATGGAGGCTGGATATTCTATGCGGGGTATGAGCTGCTAGAGATTTTTGAACCTAGTGTTCAGGCTCGTACAATGGGGGAGTATATCGACTTTCCTTTGGGCGCTTTAGTCCGTTGCCCTGCTGCTATTTTATTTGAGCGTGAAACACAAACTACAACCTTGTTGGCTGAAACCGCAGATCAGCTCGCCCAGTTACAAGCCTTGCTGACCAACACGCCCGCATGGCAAGCGCAGCCTTTGCAAGTTGCGCGGATTTCCGAAGATGAGCCGCAGCAATTTCTCGACGGTGTCGCGCGCGCCAAGCAGTACATCGTCGACGGCGATGTATTTCAAGTGAATTTATCGCGTGGCTGGGATGTATCGCTTGCGCAAGGCACTGCGACCGATGTGTATGCCGCGCTACGCATTGCCAATCCCGCGCCGTTCTCGGCCTATTTGGACTTGGGCGCGGCGGGGCAAATAGTGAGTTCTTCGCCCGAGCGCTTGGTGCAAGTCAAAGACGGTGTCGTGCAAACACGCCCGATTGCAGGGACTTTTGCGCGTTCACTCGATCCGATTGAGGATGAAAAGCTCAAACAACGCTTGCTCGATACGCCCAAAGAGCGGGCCGAGCACATTATGCTGGTCGATTTAGAGCGCAATGACTTGGGGCGAATTGCCGTGCCTGGAACCGTGAAAGTCGACGAACTCATGGCGGTGGCAACGTATTCCTTTGTCCATCATATCGAATCGAATATTCGCGCCGTCCTGCGCGACGGTTTGAATACGGCCGATGTATTGCGGGCGTTATTTCCGGGCGGCACGATTACCGGCTGCCCTAAAGTGCGTTGCATGCAGATCATCCGCGAGCTCGAAGACCGCCCGCGGCTGGCCTACACCGGCAGCTTGGGCTACATCAATCGAGACGGTAGTATGGATAGCAATATTTTAATTCGGACTTTTGTGCAGCGTGGCGACCAGTTGTATTTCCGTGCTGGCGCTGGTGTCGTGGCTGATTCAGATGCTGAACGCGAATTGCAAGAAACGCGGCATAAAGCGCGTGGGCTGTTGCGAGCCTTGGGAGTGCAGGGCTAA
- the pabC gene encoding aminodeoxychorismate lyase, with protein sequence MRLVNGASSDSLNLSDRAIQFGDGVFRTMKVTAGQIEFWSQHYAKLASDCARLGIVAPSEAILLAEIAQLAPVDHSIKIIVTRGESARGYMMPADIVPNRIVQRAALPLYASNLYTEGAVLRVCETQASWQPALAGVKHLNRLENVLARREWSDPAIFDGLMLDRDGFVIEGVMSNVFALINGVWSTPKLDCSGVAGVYRDMLLNMNACDDIHAIECDLKLVDLFAADAIFVCNSLAGCVPVRAIEQHRFPLKPRLINQLQQALRQVR encoded by the coding sequence ATGCGCTTAGTGAATGGGGCTTCGAGCGACAGTTTGAATTTAAGTGACCGCGCAATTCAATTTGGCGATGGCGTTTTTCGGACGATGAAAGTGACAGCGGGTCAGATTGAATTTTGGTCGCAACATTATGCCAAACTCGCCAGTGATTGCGCGCGCTTGGGGATTGTCGCGCCGAGCGAGGCGATCTTGTTGGCAGAGATTGCCCAACTGGCACCTGTTGATCACAGTATTAAAATCATCGTTACGCGTGGTGAATCGGCGCGCGGCTATATGATGCCTGCCGATATCGTGCCCAATCGCATCGTTCAGCGCGCCGCTTTGCCACTCTATGCATCCAATTTATATACCGAAGGGGCGGTGCTGCGAGTTTGTGAAACCCAAGCTAGTTGGCAGCCCGCGCTGGCTGGAGTGAAACATCTCAATCGACTCGAAAACGTGTTGGCACGGCGCGAGTGGTCGGATCCTGCCATTTTTGATGGTTTAATGCTCGATCGAGATGGCTTCGTCATTGAAGGGGTGATGAGTAATGTCTTTGCTCTTATCAATGGCGTTTGGTCTACACCCAAATTAGACTGCTCGGGTGTAGCTGGGGTATATCGCGATATGCTATTAAATATGAATGCTTGTGATGATATACATGCGATTGAATGTGATTTGAAATTGGTTGATCTTTTTGCCGCCGATGCGATCTTTGTTTGTAATAGCTTGGCGGGATGTGTACCGGTTAGAGCCATTGAGCAGCACCGTTTTCCTTTAAAACCGAGATTGATCAATCAACTGCAGCAAGCATTGAGGCAAGTGAGATGA
- the gltX gene encoding glutamate--tRNA ligase — translation MTVRTRFAPSPTGLLHIGGVRTALFSWAYAKKHGGQFVLRIEDTDLERSTPESVAAIMDGMHWVDLGYDEGPFYQMQRMDRYKVVIQQLLDSGHAYYCYCSKEELEAQRAAAEAKGEKPRYDRTWRPEAGKTLPAIPSDIKPVVRFKTPIGGSVVWEDQVKGRIEIGHAELDDLIIARPDGTPTYNFCVVVDDADMKISHVIRGDDHVNNTPRQIVIYEAMGAPVPVFAHLPMINNDQGVKLSKRRDAVSVVDYDTQGFLPEALLNYLARLGWGHGDDEIFSLEQFVEWFDLKDVSGSPSRMDRDKLLWTNAQYIKAAEPAKLAARVAGFLADKGVKTEGGPALADVCVLLKDRCQTLVEMADQAEYFYQALTPSQEIADKHLQPEDEERLKLFAEAAAALETWDAASLGALIKEFVKQQGVKMPQVGMPIRAKVCGITNTPSVDAVLALIGREEVLRRLR, via the coding sequence ATGACCGTACGCACCCGTTTTGCCCCTTCCCCGACTGGTTTACTTCATATTGGTGGTGTTCGCACTGCGCTGTTTTCTTGGGCTTATGCCAAAAAGCACGGCGGTCAATTTGTACTACGGATTGAAGACACGGACTTAGAGCGTTCCACGCCTGAATCGGTCGCGGCGATTATGGATGGCATGCACTGGGTTGATCTTGGTTACGACGAAGGTCCGTTCTACCAAATGCAGCGCATGGATCGTTATAAAGTCGTGATTCAGCAATTGCTCGATAGCGGCCACGCTTACTATTGCTATTGCAGCAAAGAAGAGCTCGAAGCGCAGCGTGCTGCGGCCGAAGCCAAAGGCGAAAAACCACGTTACGATCGTACTTGGCGACCAGAAGCAGGCAAGACCTTGCCTGCGATCCCTAGCGACATCAAACCCGTGGTGCGTTTTAAAACGCCAATCGGCGGCTCGGTAGTATGGGAAGACCAAGTCAAAGGCCGCATCGAGATTGGTCATGCCGAATTGGATGATTTGATCATCGCGCGTCCTGATGGCACGCCAACATACAACTTCTGCGTGGTGGTGGATGACGCGGATATGAAAATCAGCCACGTGATTCGCGGCGATGACCATGTGAACAACACGCCGCGCCAGATCGTGATTTACGAAGCGATGGGCGCGCCGGTGCCGGTGTTTGCTCACCTGCCAATGATCAATAACGATCAAGGCGTGAAACTGTCAAAACGCCGCGATGCGGTATCGGTGGTTGATTACGACACCCAAGGTTTCCTACCCGAAGCATTGCTCAATTACTTGGCGCGTTTGGGTTGGGGTCACGGCGACGATGAGATCTTCTCTCTCGAGCAATTCGTTGAATGGTTTGATCTGAAAGACGTCAGCGGCAGCCCAAGCCGGATGGATCGCGATAAACTTCTGTGGACTAACGCGCAATACATCAAGGCTGCTGAGCCAGCCAAACTCGCAGCGCGCGTGGCCGGTTTCTTAGCCGACAAGGGCGTTAAAACTGAGGGTGGCCCTGCACTCGCTGATGTGTGTGTCTTGCTCAAAGATCGTTGCCAAACCCTCGTTGAAATGGCCGATCAAGCTGAATACTTCTATCAAGCGTTAACGCCAAGCCAAGAAATCGCCGATAAGCATTTGCAACCCGAAGACGAAGAACGTTTGAAGTTGTTTGCCGAAGCCGCCGCTGCGCTTGAAACTTGGGACGCAGCTAGCTTGGGCGCATTGATTAAAGAGTTCGTAAAACAGCAAGGCGTGAAAATGCCACAAGTCGGCATGCCAATTCGCGCTAAAGTCTGCGGCATTACCAATACACCATCGGTGGATGCGGTGTTGGCGTTGATTGGTCGGGAAGAAGTATTGCGCCGTCTGCGATAA
- the acpP gene encoding acyl carrier protein, producing the protein MENLEQRVKKIVAEQLGVPETDVKIDSSFVNDLGADSLDTVELVMALEEEFECEIPDEDAEKITTVQQAVDYVSAHLSK; encoded by the coding sequence ATGGAAAACCTAGAACAACGCGTGAAGAAGATCGTTGCTGAGCAACTCGGCGTGCCAGAAACTGACGTTAAGATTGATTCATCATTCGTAAACGACCTCGGCGCCGACTCACTCGACACCGTTGAACTCGTTATGGCACTTGAAGAAGAATTCGAGTGCGAAATCCCTGACGAAGATGCAGAAAAGATCACTACAGTTCAGCAAGCTGTTGACTATGTGTCAGCTCACCTGAGCAAGTAA
- the fabF gene encoding beta-ketoacyl-ACP synthase II has product MSKRRVVVTGLGQVSPVGNDVATGWANLLAGQSGIDLITRFDPSDMGCHVAGQVKDFDVSQYVNPKDARRMDDFIHYGIAAAMQAISDAGLDEITDLDKTRVGVNIGSGIGGLQLIEQTNAAYIEGGTRKIGPFFIPGSLINMIAGHVSIMKGYQGPSYGIVSACTTGAHSIGDAARIIQYGDADVMIAGGAEGTICKMAIGGFGAMKALSTRNDDPKTASRPWDKGRDGFVMGEGAGVLVLEEYEHAKKRGATIYAELAGFGMSSDAHHITAPSAEGPARGVANALRDAGVNPDQVQYVNAHGTSTPLGDANETNALKIAFGDHAKKLVVNSTKSMTGHLLGGAGGVEAIYSILALHNQVSPPTINLHEQDFESGCDLDYCANTARDMKIDVAISNSFGFGGTNGTLVFKKV; this is encoded by the coding sequence GTGTCTAAACGCAGAGTAGTTGTCACCGGCTTGGGCCAAGTTTCCCCAGTTGGCAATGATGTTGCCACTGGCTGGGCCAACCTGCTAGCTGGTCAATCCGGCATTGATTTAATCACTCGCTTTGACCCGAGTGATATGGGTTGCCATGTTGCAGGTCAAGTGAAAGATTTCGACGTTTCACAATACGTGAACCCAAAAGACGCACGCCGTATGGATGACTTCATCCATTACGGCATTGCTGCGGCGATGCAAGCAATTAGCGATGCAGGTTTGGATGAGATTACTGATCTCGATAAAACCCGCGTTGGCGTGAATATCGGTTCGGGTATTGGTGGTTTGCAATTGATTGAGCAAACCAATGCAGCCTACATCGAAGGCGGTACGCGCAAAATCGGCCCGTTCTTTATTCCTGGCTCATTGATCAATATGATCGCTGGTCACGTATCCATTATGAAAGGCTATCAAGGCCCAAGTTATGGCATCGTTTCGGCGTGTACCACGGGTGCGCACAGCATTGGTGATGCTGCGCGGATTATCCAATATGGCGATGCCGATGTGATGATTGCTGGCGGTGCTGAAGGCACGATTTGCAAAATGGCAATCGGTGGCTTTGGCGCGATGAAAGCCTTGTCGACGCGTAACGACGATCCAAAAACAGCTTCACGTCCGTGGGATAAAGGCCGTGATGGTTTCGTGATGGGCGAAGGCGCGGGTGTTTTGGTGCTCGAAGAGTACGAACACGCTAAAAAACGCGGCGCAACGATTTACGCTGAACTTGCTGGCTTCGGCATGAGTTCCGACGCACATCACATCACTGCGCCAAGCGCCGAAGGCCCAGCGCGTGGCGTAGCGAACGCACTGCGTGATGCTGGCGTCAATCCAGATCAAGTGCAATACGTGAACGCACACGGTACTTCAACGCCATTGGGTGATGCGAACGAAACCAATGCATTGAAAATTGCCTTTGGCGATCACGCTAAGAAATTAGTCGTTAACTCAACGAAATCAATGACCGGCCATTTGTTGGGCGGCGCGGGGGGTGTTGAAGCGATTTACTCGATCTTGGCGCTGCACAATCAAGTGTCGCCACCGACAATTAACTTGCACGAGCAAGATTTTGAGTCAGGCTGCGATCTAGATTATTGCGCCAATACTGCGCGTGATATGAAGATCGATGTTGCGATCTCCAATTCATTCGGCTTTGGCGGCACCAACGGTACGCTGGTGTTTAAGAAAGTCTAA